A portion of the Myripristis murdjan chromosome 13, fMyrMur1.1, whole genome shotgun sequence genome contains these proteins:
- the LOC115369668 gene encoding TRPM8 channel-associated factor homolog, protein MSTQPTPSHHEQAYVSLTRGLKELDIRGPSVPGDLVLIGDDAFPLAMNTRGQVLMAASLYGSGRIVVLGHESYLTTFPALVENALIWLRGDKSDNLSVAVHQGVKAVADNLSRSSFQATVVGKFHDNLGVGVYVTDAYSVEADGRDLVAYLKAGGGLLIAGQAWHWAHEHPKENTLLYFPGNKVSSVAGIYFSEHCGEVEWLPVHPQIPTSWLSVAIGKDFEDDLEFLLQGVSEFDIKGGVLSELLVHGPLAFPIGSNEQGQVFLAGAYYGQGRVMVVTHEGVLGSQEMAPFWNNAIRWLDEGRNGVVGVLPRLSNPFNLLSKSGFCCEKTNFRKDLSVFVCTAYSDDHAQEIQEFVAEGGGLLIGGHAWYWAQKHRGQNPLTDFAGNHILNKMGLSLLGATVKAGCHKAPVLGPTIKDNYHFRRLLQRFAGHVVKGEALTKNEESHLKKLGLDCANYLHMKAHDCCSYTQVLSTLMDILKKSDMPQVCDKCPVQTPKDRLLLSMGSVVYKVCPDPDALLPYIIKNNPVMPVVYNYKIKINANTGGADTWLSTGLYLSPGMRTYMSMPAEIVNKGWKVQIGCQTDYLKHDKLKRAPCVYERFPVTSEMMQVWNLWGGLIYLVAPPNTQLEGLEVIVQIAIPAPYYKSGVTTAADWSLLRKAPAPWAELEFENIIITVPSDVVRALERPDEVAAVWDDIMRGIADLAAIPHKFPRKERFVADVQISHGWMHAGYPVMMFSSVAGVLINVKHIKSSGLWGAIHELGHNQQRACWEFRPHTTECTCNLWSVYVHEVVLGINRAKAHRGMTPESRKTLAEVYVKGGRSLDKWRVWVALETYMQLQDKFGWDAFKKVFAAYHKMTNTPKDNPGKMNLYAQTFSETVGMNLTGFFKAWGWPIDAATEEKLSSLPAWTDHPMVQYG, encoded by the exons ATGTCCACCCAGCCGACCCCTTCCCACCACGAGCAGGCCTACGTCTCCTTGACCAGAGGCCTGAAAGAGTTGGACATCCGGGGCCCCAGTGTTCCTGGTGACTTGGTCCTGATTGGAGATGACGCCTTCCCTCTAGCCATGAACACCCGAGGCCAGGTCCTGATGGCTGCCTCCCTGTATGGCAGTGGACGCATTGTGGTCCTGGGGCATGAAAGCTACCTGACCACCTTCCCTGCCCTGGTAGAAAATGCCCTGATCTGGCTGAGAGGGGACAAATCTGATAACCTGTCTGTGGCGGTCCACCAGGGTGTCAAGGCAGTGGCAGATAACCTCAGCAGATCAAGCTTCCAAGCTACTGTGGTGGGAAAGTTTCATGATAATCTGGGTGTTGGAGTGTATGTGACAGATGCCTACAGTGTGGAAGCTGATGGGAGAGATCTGGTGGCGTATTTGAAGGCTGGAGGAGGACTGCTGATAGCTGGGCAGGCATGGCACTGGGCTCATGAGCACCCTAAGGAGAACACCCTCCTTTACTTTCCAGGGAATAAAGTGTCCAGTGTGGCAGGGATCTACTTCTCTGAGCATTGTGGGGAGGTGGAGTGGCTGCCCGTCCACCCTCAGATCCCAACTTCATGGCTGAGTGTAGC AATTGGCAAGGATTTTGAGGATGACCTGGAATTCCTTCTTCAGGGTGTGTCAGAGTTTGACATCAAGGGTGGAGTACTCTCTGAACTTCTGGTCCATGGCCCGCTGGCCTTCCCTATTGGCAGCAACGAGCAAGGACAGGTCTTCCTGGCAGGAGCGTACTATGGACAGGGTCGGGTCATGGTGGTAACACATGAAGGTGTCCTGGGGTCTCAG GAGATGGCTCCATTTTGGAACAATGCCATTCGCTGGCTGGATGAGGGTCGGAACGGGGTGGTAGGTGTTCTACCACGGCTCAGTAACCCCTTTAACCTGCTGAGCAAATCGGGATTTTGCTGTGAGAAGACAAACTTCAGGAAAGacctgagtgtgtttgtgtgtacagcATACAGCGATGATCACGCACAGGAGATCCAGGAGTTCGTGGCAGAAGGAGGAGGCCTTCTGATTGGTGGGCATGCCTGGTACTGGGCACAGAAACACCGTGGGCAGAACCCACTGACAGACTTTGCAG GAAACCACATCCTCAACAAGATGGGCTTGAGCCTGCTGGGGGCGACAGTAAAGGCAGGTTGCCACAAGGCTCCTGTCCTTGGCCCCACCATCAAAGACAACTACCACTTTCGCCGCCTACTACAACGCTTTGCTGGTCATGTTGTCAAAGGGGAGGCACTTACCAAGAATGAGGAGTCACATCTTAAAAAGCTGGGCTTGGACTGTGCCAACTATCTGCACATGAAGGCTCATGACTGCTGCTCCTACACGCAGGTGTTGTCTACTCTTATGGACATCTTGAAGAAGTCAGACATGCCTCAG GTATGCGACAAATGCCCTGTTCAAACTCCTAAGGACCGCCTGCTCCTCAGCATGGGGTCAGTGGTCTACAAGGTGTGCCCAGACCCTGATGCCCTCCTGCCCTACATCATCAAGAATAATCCTGTGATGCCTGTTGTCTACAACTATAAGATCAAGATTAATGCCAATACAGGAG gagcCGACACGTGGCTAAGTACAGGTCTTTACCTCTCTCCTGGTATGAGGACCTACATGTCCATGCCAGCAGAGATTGTCAACAAGGGTTGGAAG GTCCAGATCGGCTGTCAGACGGACTATCTGAAGCATGATAAGTTGAAGAGAGCACCATGTGTCTACGAGCGCTTCCCTGTTACCTCAGAGATGATGCAGGTGTGGAACCTGTGGGGGGGGCTCATCTACCTGGTGGCCCCACCCAATACACAGCTGGAGGGCCTTGAGGTCATTGTGCAAATTGCCATACCTGCACCATATTACAAGTCTG GTGTGACGacagcagctgattggtcaCTGTTGCGCAAAGCCCCGGCACCCTGGGCAGAGCTGGAGTTTGAGAACATCATCATTACCGTACCATCAGATGTTGTTCGGGCCCTGGAGCGTCCCGATGAGGTGGCGGCAGTCTGGGATGACATCATGAGGGGCATCGCTGACCTGGCTGCCATCCCACACAAGTTCCCCCGCAAGGAACGCTTTGTGGCTGATGTGCAGATTTCCCATG GGTGGATGCATGCAGGCTACCCTGTCATGATGTTCTCATCTGTAGCAGGTGTCCTGATCAACGTGAAACACATCAAATCCTCAGGCCTTTGGGGTGCCATCCACGAGCTGGGGCACAACCAGCAGAGAGCATGCTGGGAATTCCGACCACACACCACAGAGTGTACATGCAACCTGTGGTCAGTGTACGTGCACGAAGTAGTGCTGGGGATCAACAGGGCAAAG GCACACCGCGGTATGACCCCCGAAAGTAGGAAGACTCTCGCAGAAGTGTATGTTAAGGGTGGCAGGAGTCTGGACAAGTGGAGAGTGTGGGTGGCCCTGGAGACATACATGCAG CTCCAGGACAAGTTTGGATGGGATGCTTTTAAGAAGGTCTTCGCTGCTTACCACAAGATGACCAACACTCCCAAAGACAACCCAGGCAAAATGAACCTGTATGCCCAGACTTTCTCTGAGACCGTAGGGATGAATCTGACTGGGTTCTTCAAGGCCTGGGGCTGGCCGATTGATGCAGCCACTGAGGAGAAGCTGTCCAGCCTGCCAGCCTGGACTGACCACCCCATGGTCCAGTACGGCTAA